The DNA sequence TGCTGAATTTTCGGATGGGTTTGGAAAAAACCGCCGCGAAATAAATACGTTGGTCGGGGGCCCAGCCCTTCGAGAAACGGTAGCCGGTGAGGGTGCTGTCGTTGATTTGCTCGATGGCCGTTTCGATGGCAAGATCCCAGCCAATGCCTTCTTGCAGGTCGATGACGAGGTGCGCCTCGTTGGACTTGGGGAAGGTGTACTGGTGGAAGCCAACCCGCTCGGTAGCAGTTAGCTCGGCGCGCACGCCGTAGCGCTTCAACTGCACCGAATAGTAGCCGGGCCGGGCTTGCTCGTCGCGGTGCGAGAACAGGGAAACGTAGCCTTTATCGGGGTTTTTGGCCGTGCCTTTAATCACGCGCACCGGGCCAGTGGTGGGCATCACGGAAATGTCGCCCAGGTCGCCGATGCCCGTGCCGCTGAGGTGCATGTGCGAAAAACCGACGATAGTGGAGTCGGAATAATTGTAACCCGAGCACCAATCCCAGCCCTCGGAAATATTGGCGGGGCCCAGCTGCACGGCGCCAAACGGCACGTTGGCCCCCATGAATACATGGCCGTGGAAACCCGTACCAATGTAGGGGTCAACGTATTGCGTGAGGCCCCGGGGCCCCTGGCCGCCGGCCGTGGTGCCAGTGGCAGCATTTTCGTTGCTGATGCAGGCCATTAAAGTGGCCAGGCCGCAGACCAGCGCGACCGTTGGAAATAATAATCGGGTGGGGTGAAGCTTCATAAAATGTATTTCAAATTTGTTTCTAAATTAGAAAGAATGTAGGTCGTCATGCAGAGCGCAGCGAAGCATCTTTCTGGCGTAGCTAATCATGGTTACTGACGCGGGAAAGATGCTTCGCTGCGCTCTGCATGACGTTCTTTTTTGTGCGGTTTTTCTATTCAGGGCCAATTCTATTGTCCTTAATTAGCCGCTACGGGCAGTAGCTGTCTCTCTACGTTCCAGCCTTCTACCGAAACCAGGGGCATGGGGCCCCCGGGGGTGTAATCCATTACTACGGTGGTGCTCTCGCCGGGCAGCACCGACACGTAGTTATCGCTGTAGAACACGGGCAGCAGGCGCTGCTGCGTGCTGGGGTTCACCAGCGCCAGGCGGTTGAAAAAGGCCACCGGGGCATTGGCCGGGTTGGTCAGCGTCACGGATATTTTATCCTTGGCCAGCTGCTTGGCGGCTATTTTGACGGTGGTTTTGGCCATGGTTTTCAGGCCAGAAAATTCGCCCTTCGCGTCGGACAGCCAGTAGAAATTGTGGCTGACGACCTTCTTGTTCAGGTCTTGCAGCTGGAGCGAGAGGAACATACCCTTTTGCTTAGCCATTTGCCGCACCACGGCGCCGATGGGCAGGTAATTCTTGGCCATCGAGGGGTTGATTTCCACGATGACCTGCGTGATGTTGGTCTTTTTGCCGGCCAGGTCGTAGGCGTCCACCACCAGCATCAGGTCGCGCTGCACCGCAAACGAGTTGTTGACAATCATCACCATGCTGTCCACGGGGTTGTACATGGGGTGCAGCGGTGCGCTGCCGCTGCGCAGGCCGTAGAGGCAGGCGTTGGGGTCGAGGTAGTAGTCGTACATCTGCCCGCGCATCGATGTCCAGGGGTTCTGCGTTTTCCAAATGATGGTGCCCGTGTACCATTCCCACATGTGGGCGCTGAAGCCTTCCATCAGAGCCCGGTACTGGTTGTAGTTGACGAGCTGCGCTTTAAGGGCAAAATCCCGGACGCTCGTTGGGGCCCCGTAGGGCAGCAAGTACTGGTTGTAGCCCACGCCGGTGTAGGTATGGTAGGTCCAGACGGAATCTGCCTTTTCGGCGTTTTTGCTGGCGGGGCCCAGGTATTGGGGCGCCATCAGGTTGGCTTTGGGAATGAACCGCTCCAGCGACTCGTAGTCGCCCACTCCCACTGAGCCTACTTCGGAGTTGAACGGAAACGTGCGGACGGCCCAGAAGCTGCGCGGGTCCTGGATGCCATAGGGCCCGTCGCCGTTGCCGCCCAACCGGTTGTACGACAGGCTATCGGAGTTAGAATACGGGATGAACCAGCGCGTACCATCCAGCCGGGGCAGGATGGAATCGGCCAGCGCCGTGAGAATATCCCTCGGCGGGGTGATTTCGTTGCCGCCGCACCACATAGCTAGCGAGGCGTGGTTGCGCACCATTTTCACCTGGTCGGCGGCCGAGTTGATGAACAGCCGGTGGTCGTCGGGGTACTGGCGGCGCGTCCACTGGTCCTCCGCCTTTTGGGGGTCCAGCCAGCGGCCGTTGGCATCGCCCGACATCCAGAAGTCCTGGATGACCAGTAGGCCGTACTTGTCGCAGGCCGCATAAAACTCGGGCCGCTCCACCAGGGCCCCGCCCCAAACCCGGATCAGGTTCAGGTTCATGTCGCGGTGAAACCGGATTTCGGCGTCGTAGCGGGCGTCCGTAAACCGGAGCATGGCGTCCGAAATAATCCAGTTGCCGCCCTTGATGAACACCTTTTGGCCGTTCACCAGCACCTGTCGGCTCTGGGTTTTGGCGTTCCACTGGGTCTGGATTTCGCGCACGCCCACCTCCACGGTTTCCGCATCCGATACAGTTTTGCTACCGATGACGAACTGCATTTTCAGCTGGTACAGCGGCTGGGCCCCGTAGCCGTTGGGCCACCACAGCTTGGGGTTGGGCAGGCGCAAATCCTTGAGGCTGACCACCTGGGTAGACTGCGCCGGGATGCTTACTGATTGCGATACCGTGTGGCCGTCGAGAGTGTATTGCAGGGCCCCCGCAATGGCCTTGGCCGTGGGGTTTTCCAGCTCGGCCGACACCTGCACCATGGCCGGCGCCTGGCCCCCCCCAGGCAGCCGCACCCCGGGCACGCGGGTCACCACGTGCGGGTTCTTCAGGTTGATGGCCCCGGTGCGCTCCAGCACCACCTTGTCCCAAATGCCGGTGTTGCGGTCCCGGATGGGCTGAATCCAGTCCCAGCCGGCCGTGTACTGGGTGGCCACGCTCTTGGCAATGCGGCCGTCGCCGCCCTGGCCGCCGTTGGGGTTGCCCACCGGGTCGGCCGGGTACACGATGATGGCCAGGCGGTTCTGGTTGTCGCGGGCCAGGTAGGGCGTCACGTTGTATTCCTGGCGCAGAAACATGCCGTGGTGCGTCAGCTTGTTGATTTTTTGGCCATTCAGGAACACGTCGCAGCTGTAGTTCACGCCCCGCAAGTGCAGCCAAATCTGCTCCTTAGCGGCCACTGGTGCCTCTGTGAAGTCCTTCACGAACCAGTAGGTGTAGTAGTCGCGGCCGGTAGTGTAAATGTCCGGAATGTGCTTGTTGTTCATCCCGTAGAACGGGTCAGGTACCTGCTTATTAGCCAATTGGGTAGCTAGTACAGTGCCGGGTACCACGGCCGGGGCCCACCCGGCCAGCACGTACGACGGCCGCGAGAGGGCCAGCCCGTCGGCCCTGGTCTTCGCCGCCGGTAGGCACTGCCAGCCCGTATTAAACTCGCGCTGGATTTGGGCCCATAGTGGGAAACGGAGTACCAGCAAAAGAAGTAGGCAGAGCGGAAGCCGGTAGGTCATTGGTAGGGCCCCCACGGGGGTAATAGTTGGTACTGAAGGCAAGGCGGCTTAGCAGGTAATGGATTTAAGAACGTCATGCTCATCTGGCGTCCGCGCAGCCGAAGCATCTCTACTGCGGCAGTAATCATGGTTAGTCAGCGGTAGAGATGCTTCGGCTGCGCGGACGCCAGATGAGTATGACGGCCTAATTTCGCTTAATTGAACGGCTGCTTAGCTGCCGGCGGGCAGGCTGAGGCCTTTTTGCACCTGAAAATCCGCTTTCAGCTGAATGTCGTCCGACGCGGCGCCCACCATTGCGGTGAAAGCGCCTGGTTCCACCACCCAATTCATTTCTGGGTTTAGCAGCATCAGGTCGTCGGGGCCCAGGGTGAAGATTACGGTCTTTTCCTCGCCGGCCCGCAACGCCAGCCGCTGGAATTTCTTGAGCTGCCTGGCGGGCGTCACGACGGAGCTTACGTTGTCTTTGAGGTAGAGCTGGGCCACCTCGTCGCCGGCCCGGGCGCTGGTGTTTTTCACCTTGAAGCTGACCTTAACCTGCACGGTGCCGGCGCTCTCCACTACGTCGGTGCGCAGGTCGGAGTAGGCGAATTTGGCGTAGCTTAGCCCGTAGCCGAAGCTGTAGAGCGGCTTGGCGTCCATCTCCACGTAGTCGTGCCGGGCCGGGGATTTGTAGTTGTAGTACACCGGCAATTGGCCCACGCTTTTGGGCACCGAAATCGGCAGGCGGCCGGCGGGGTTCACGTCGCCGAACAGCACATCGGCTACGGCGTTTCCGCCTTCCTGGCCCGGGTACCAGGCGTCGAGCAAGGCGGGCACGTGGGCCGCCAACCAGTTCAGGTTCAGTGGCCGGCCCTTGATGAGCACGACTACCACCGGCGTGCCGGTAGCCACCACGGCCTGCACCAGCTGCAGCTGCTTGCCCAGCAAATCCAGCGTGGCCCGGTCAAATCCCTCGCCGCTCTCCATGTCGCTGATGAGCTGGCCGCCCGCGGCGGCTGCGACGGTGGCCGCGCCGGTGCTCTGGTACTCGGTTTTGAAGTCGCGGGCGCTGGAGCCACCCACCACCACCACCGCCACCTGGGCCCCCCGTGCCGCCGCCACCGCGCTGGCAATGTCGGCGCTCGTGGTATCGCGGATGGCGCAGCCCTGCACGTAAGTCACCTTCGTCGCGGCCGATACCTTGGCCTTGATGCCTTCCAGCACCGTCACGATGTTATCCTCCGGCTGGGGCGCGGCATAGTCGCCCAGCTGGTTGTAGATGTTGTCGGCGTTGGGGCCGATGACGGCGATGGTTTCCAGGTCTTTGCGGAGCGGTAGCAGGTCGCGCTCATTCTTCAGCAGCACCACCGACTCCTGCGCCACGCGGCGCGCCAGCTGCACGTGGGTCGGGGTCCGGACCTGCTTGGCCGCGTTTTTCACCACCACGTAGGGGTTTTCAAATAGGCCCATTTCGAACTTCTGGCGCAGCAGCCGGCCCACGGCCCGGTCCAGCACCTCGGCCGATACCGACCCGTCGGCCACGGCCGCCAGCAGCTCCTTGTCGTAGCCGTAGCCGCTGAGGTCGGTGTCGAGGCCGGCGTTGATGGCCAGTGCCGCCGCCGCCACCGGGGTGGCCGCCACGCGGTGCCCGCCCACCAGCCCCGAAATGCTGCCCAAATCCGACACCGTGAAGCCCTGGAAGCCCCACTGCTTGCGCAGCAAATCCGTCAGCAAGAACTTGTTGGCTGAGCACGGTACGCCGTCCACGGAGTTGTAGGCCGTCATCACCGACCGGGCCCCGGCCTTCACCGCGGCCCGGAACGGCGGCAAAAAGCTCTGGTACAGCTCGCGGGGCCCCGTGCTGATACTGCCCCCGTTGTGCCCGCCCTCGGGCACGCCGTAGGCTGTGAAGTGCTTGAGCGTCGAGATGATGTGGGGCCCGCCCACCGGGCCGGGGCCCTGGAAGCCGTGCACCATGGCCACGCCCATCTGGCTGGTCAGCACGGGGTCTTCGCCGTAGGTTTCCTCCACCCGCGACCAGCGCGGCTCGCGGGCCAGGTCCAGCACCGGGCCGTAGCCCACATGGGCCCCCTGGGCGCGGGCCTCGGCGGCAATGGCGGCGGCCATCTGCTCGATCAGGGCGGGGTCCCAGGTGCTACTTTGGCCGATGGAGGTGGGAAACACGGTGGTGCCGATGGCCATGTGGCCGTGCGGGCACTCCTCGGCCAGCAGCAGCGGAATGCCCAGCCGGGTGTGCTCCCGGGCGTAGCGCTGGAGGGCGTTGGTGGCCTCGGCCGCCAGGGTCGGGTTCAGGCCGGTTTTGAGCGTTTTCTGGGTCCACGGGTCAGCGCGCAACGTGGCCCACAGCATGCCGATGTGGCGCTCGTCCACGGCCTTGCGGTAGGCCGCGCTGGTACCGACGGTGTTGCCCTGCTTCTGGTACATTGCCCAGCCCAGCAGGGTCGAGAGCTGGCCCACTTTCTCCTCCCGCGTCATCCGGCCCAGCAGGTCCTGCACCCGGGCCTCGGTCGGAGCCTGGGCGTTTTTGTACAGCGGCGGGCCGGCTGGCTGCGCCAGGGCAGGCCCGGCGCTGGCAATGCTCAGTCCGAAAAGAATTCGCTTAAGCATAGGGCCCCGGCTAGCGTGCAGCAAGTATAAAGGCCAGCGCCGGGCAGGCCCCGGCCGTTTTGCCCAGCGCGGCCAGCGGGCCTTTCGGCAAAGTAGTCACGGTTTGGACAGCGCGGGGCTGCCGAGCCGGCGCCGGGGCCCCCAGCGGAAGGCCGGTGGCAAGTGAAGGACTGAGTTGGGTGGGAAGCAAGGACATAGCGGGAAGGATAAGCGGAGCAAAGAACCCGGGGAAAAGTAAAAAACGGCGTCGGTTGGGAAACCACGAACACGCAAAAACGTCGTGCCCGGCGGGCGTCCACGCAACGCAGCACCACTCCGGCACCAGTACTTAGGAGTTACTGCTGCGGGGCTGTACTGCGCTGCGCGGATGCCCGCCGGGCGCGACGTTTTTGTGGCATAGTAAGCAAAATGGCCTGGAGCCCCGGGGCCCTATTTATCCCAATACACGCGGCTGGTGAGGAAGTCGCCACCGTTCACGGCAGCCTTGGCCGTGGCGTAGTTGTTGGGGTTGCTGGTAATCTCGGAGAGGGGGTAGGGGAAGCGGCGCGGAATCGTCCCGTTGGTGGCGTTGCCGGGGTACACCACGGGGGTAAGCACCGGGAAGCCGGTGCGGCGCCAGTTGCTCCACGACTCGTAGAAGTCGAGCATGGTGTTGGTCAGGGCCCAGTACTGGGCGTTAATCTGTTCCAGCCCTTGGGTGGCCACGTAGGGGTGGGCCGCCAGGTAGGTGGCAATGTCGGCCGGGGCCACGGTCATTGTGGCGTCGTACTGGCTCAGGTAGGTCATGGCGGCCGTTACGCCGGCATTGTAGTGGCTGGCCGCGCCGCCCCCCGCCGTCAGGTTGAAGCGCTGGGCGGCATCGGCTAGCAGCAGCTCCGACTCGGCGTAGGTGAGGATGAACGCCGGGCCGGTGCGCTTCGTCATGCCCGGGTTGGGCGAGGAATAGTCGGGGAACGTGGTGTAGCCCGGGGCCGTCGACACGTCGTAGGCCGGGCGCCCGCTCAGGTCGCGGCCGTTGGGCAGGCCTTTTTGCACGGCCGCCGTGGTCACGAAATTGGCGTTCTGAGTTTTGTTGCCGTCCGAGAGGTAGAGCTGCGTGACCGCAATTTTCGCCAGGCGCGGGTCGTTGTTGGTTTGCAGGTAGTCGATGAAAGTTTTCGACCACTTCACGTAGTAGTGCTCCTGCCCGCCGTCGCCGAGCAGGATTTGGCTGTTGCGGTTTTGGGTGGCCCGGCCGCCGGCCACGTCAAAGAGCACGTAGGCGTTGTCGGCGTCGCTGGTCATGGTTTTGCC is a window from the Hymenobacter nivis genome containing:
- a CDS encoding glycoside hydrolase family 2 protein, producing MLVLRFPLWAQIQREFNTGWQCLPAAKTRADGLALSRPSYVLAGWAPAVVPGTVLATQLANKQVPDPFYGMNNKHIPDIYTTGRDYYTYWFVKDFTEAPVAAKEQIWLHLRGVNYSCDVFLNGQKINKLTHHGMFLRQEYNVTPYLARDNQNRLAIIVYPADPVGNPNGGQGGDGRIAKSVATQYTAGWDWIQPIRDRNTGIWDKVVLERTGAINLKNPHVVTRVPGVRLPGGGQAPAMVQVSAELENPTAKAIAGALQYTLDGHTVSQSVSIPAQSTQVVSLKDLRLPNPKLWWPNGYGAQPLYQLKMQFVIGSKTVSDAETVEVGVREIQTQWNAKTQSRQVLVNGQKVFIKGGNWIISDAMLRFTDARYDAEIRFHRDMNLNLIRVWGGALVERPEFYAACDKYGLLVIQDFWMSGDANGRWLDPQKAEDQWTRRQYPDDHRLFINSAADQVKMVRNHASLAMWCGGNEITPPRDILTALADSILPRLDGTRWFIPYSNSDSLSYNRLGGNGDGPYGIQDPRSFWAVRTFPFNSEVGSVGVGDYESLERFIPKANLMAPQYLGPASKNAEKADSVWTYHTYTGVGYNQYLLPYGAPTSVRDFALKAQLVNYNQYRALMEGFSAHMWEWYTGTIIWKTQNPWTSMRGQMYDYYLDPNACLYGLRSGSAPLHPMYNPVDSMVMIVNNSFAVQRDLMLVVDAYDLAGKKTNITQVIVEINPSMAKNYLPIGAVVRQMAKQKGMFLSLQLQDLNKKVVSHNFYWLSDAKGEFSGLKTMAKTTVKIAAKQLAKDKISVTLTNPANAPVAFFNRLALVNPSTQQRLLPVFYSDNYVSVLPGESTTVVMDYTPGGPMPLVSVEGWNVERQLLPVAAN
- a CDS encoding glycoside hydrolase family 3 N-terminal domain-containing protein translates to MLKRILFGLSIASAGPALAQPAGPPLYKNAQAPTEARVQDLLGRMTREEKVGQLSTLLGWAMYQKQGNTVGTSAAYRKAVDERHIGMLWATLRADPWTQKTLKTGLNPTLAAEATNALQRYAREHTRLGIPLLLAEECPHGHMAIGTTVFPTSIGQSSTWDPALIEQMAAAIAAEARAQGAHVGYGPVLDLAREPRWSRVEETYGEDPVLTSQMGVAMVHGFQGPGPVGGPHIISTLKHFTAYGVPEGGHNGGSISTGPRELYQSFLPPFRAAVKAGARSVMTAYNSVDGVPCSANKFLLTDLLRKQWGFQGFTVSDLGSISGLVGGHRVAATPVAAAALAINAGLDTDLSGYGYDKELLAAVADGSVSAEVLDRAVGRLLRQKFEMGLFENPYVVVKNAAKQVRTPTHVQLARRVAQESVVLLKNERDLLPLRKDLETIAVIGPNADNIYNQLGDYAAPQPEDNIVTVLEGIKAKVSAATKVTYVQGCAIRDTTSADIASAVAAARGAQVAVVVVGGSSARDFKTEYQSTGAATVAAAAGGQLISDMESGEGFDRATLDLLGKQLQLVQAVVATGTPVVVVLIKGRPLNLNWLAAHVPALLDAWYPGQEGGNAVADVLFGDVNPAGRLPISVPKSVGQLPVYYNYKSPARHDYVEMDAKPLYSFGYGLSYAKFAYSDLRTDVVESAGTVQVKVSFKVKNTSARAGDEVAQLYLKDNVSSVVTPARQLKKFQRLALRAGEEKTVIFTLGPDDLMLLNPEMNWVVEPGAFTAMVGAASDDIQLKADFQVQKGLSLPAGS
- a CDS encoding SusD/RagB family nutrient-binding outer membrane lipoprotein, with the protein product MKSLLPKPAALATAAILLLASSCTDRFTEINTNPTTYSQTNFDGNYLLTQEQLTYTGSTDFAFETWRGNLIYCATMMQGMSTVISYWAGDKYLLNEGYTGAYWERAYSEQVKPATDLVAFTTGKDQYKNLHQIARVMRALIMERITDLYGAAPYTQAGQGYYQGIITPAYDSQMAIYNDLIKEVTEASAALDPNADIPSGDVYYKGNIAQWQRFSNTLLLRLGMRLSKVDPAKAQQIATQVQGKTMTSDADNAYVLFDVAGGRATQNRNSQILLGDGGQEHYYVKWSKTFIDYLQTNNDPRLAKIAVTQLYLSDGNKTQNANFVTTAAVQKGLPNGRDLSGRPAYDVSTAPGYTTFPDYSSPNPGMTKRTGPAFILTYAESELLLADAAQRFNLTAGGGAASHYNAGVTAAMTYLSQYDATMTVAPADIATYLAAHPYVATQGLEQINAQYWALTNTMLDFYESWSNWRRTGFPVLTPVVYPGNATNGTIPRRFPYPLSEITSNPNNYATAKAAVNGGDFLTSRVYWDK